A single region of the Carassius gibelio isolate Cgi1373 ecotype wild population from Czech Republic chromosome A14, carGib1.2-hapl.c, whole genome shotgun sequence genome encodes:
- the si:rp71-1d10.8 gene encoding uncharacterized protein si:rp71-1d10.8 — MENQSAFKGRKGLKMNQWSEERMKAAIDEYKAQAESGQKPALRLLARKWNVPKTTLQRRVKGLVEGSEHASGRKPFIPVESERELARLLASLSERGFSLRKTDVQSLAFEFAKINGIRGFSEEKQKAGYYWFEGFMKRNPGLKIKKPETTSPATRMNEEELGKWFTTYKITLDALGIKDIPSHIWKCDVSGIQDVFSSHQSVEEREDPCIQITTEEETASTILAAFNASGVFAPPLIISKGIKVRNECMNENMCMRASDDGWITAELFLEWGEMFVAQLPKDDSRPHLLLLDGQSSHVFNLSFLNLMKQNDVEVICYPAPQPALCRSLKLNWCEASRKWNQQCVGMKLAEAHHCSVFMEAWKKTATVERAKDVFRTTGMFPINEFTSIGHESTTPSTEDAAHCSTESSSHEPPAVEVASFKDFVVIQKSHRGVKTVPYLQRNSEYLLYDEHFKQKNELNKAAVSYKCRGCFINHCSSDDPRASEAWIRCSNCKACYHESCAEEDGIYEWVYDGDGNKRLN, encoded by the coding sequence ATGGAAAATCAAAGTGCGTTTAAAGGAAGAAAGGGTCTAAAGATGAATCAGTGGAGTGAGGAGCGAATGAAAGCTGCAATAGATGAGTATAAAGCACAGGCTGAGTCCGGGCAGAAGCCTGCACTACGATTGCTGGCAAGGAAGTGGAACGTGCCGAAAACGACCCTTCAGAGACGCGTGAAAGGCCTCGTCGAGGGATCCGAGCATGCATCTGGAAGAAAGCCATTCATCCCTGTTGAATCTGAGCGGGAGTTAGCGCGCCTTCTCGCCTCGCTTTCAGAGAGAGGCTTCTCGTTGAGGAAGACTGATGTCCAGTCTCTTGCTTTCGAGTTCGCCAAGATAAATGGCATCAGAGGGTTTTCAGAAGAGAAGCAAAAGGCGGGCTATTACTGGTTCGAGGGCTTTATGAAGCGAAACCCCGGgctgaaaataaagaaacctGAGACTACATCACCAGCTACAAGAATGAATGAAGAAGAGCTGGGGAAATGGTTCACAACTTACAAAATCACCCTGGATGCTTTGGGAATCAAAGACATCCCTTCACATATTTGGAAGTGTGATGTATCAGGAATACAAGATGTGTTCTCCTCTCATCAATCTGTCGAGGAAAGAGAAGATCCCTGCATTCAGATCACAACCGAGGAGGAAACAGCCTCAACTATACTAGCAGCATTCAACGCCAGTGGTGTGTTTGCTCCTCCACTTATCATTTCTAAAGGAATCAAGGTGAGAAATGAGTGCATGAATGAAAACATGTGCATGAGAGCATCAGATGATGGCTGGATAACAGCAGAGCTGTTCCTTGAGTGGGGGGAAATGTTTGTGGCACAGCTCCCGAAAGATGACTCCAGGCCCCACCTTCTCCTCCTCGATGGCCAAAGCAGCCACGTCTTCAACctcagcttcctcaatctcatgAAGCAGAACGATGTGGAGGTCATATGCTATCCTGCACCGCAGCCAGCTCTGTGTAGGAGCCTCAAACTCAACTGGTGTGAAGCGAGTCGCAAGTGGAATCAGCAGTGTGTGGGAATGAAGTTGGCCGAAGCACATCATTGTTCTGTTTTCATGGAAGCGTGGAAGAAAACCGCCACTGTGGAAAGAGCCAAGGATGTGTTCAGAACAACAGGAATGTTCCCGATAAACGAGTTTACCTCCATTGGGCATGAAAGCACCACGCCATCCACTGAAGACGCTGCACATTGCAGCACCGAGAGCAGCTCTCATGAGCCTCCAGCTGTTGAAGTGGCATCCTTCAAAGACTTTGTGGTCATACAAAAGAGTCACAGGGGTGTAAAGACAGTACCATATTTACAAAGAAACTCAGAATACCTTCTTTATGatgaacattttaaacaaaaaaatgaactgaATAAAGCCGCCGTCTCCTATAAATGCAGGGGCTGCTTCATAAACCACTGCTCGAGCGACGATCCGAGAGCTTCTGAAGCGTGGATCAGATGCAGCAACTGTAAGGCCTGCTACCACGAGTCTTGTGCGGAAGAGGATGGGATATATGAATGGGTTTATGATGGAGATGGTAATAAGCGATTAAACTAA